The Nitrospirota bacterium genome contains the following window.
TCAGATGACCACGCAGGAGGGGCGGGAGGCGTTACTGGACGACCTCGTCACCCAGGAAGTGCTGATGCAGGAAGGTCGCCGGGTGGGGGTCGAGAAAGATGCCGCGGTGAAGAGCCGGCTGGAAGACGCACGCCGGCAGATCCTGGTCCAATCCGTCCTTCAAAAGATCGTGGAAACCGACGTGACCGACGAGAAGGTCAAAGCCTACTACGACTCCCACAAGGAGGAGTTTCGACAGGTTCGCGCGAGCCATATTCTGGTCGAGACCGAGCAACAGGCCAAAGACGTGAAGAAACGCGCGGTCGGGAGCCCCGACTTTGCCGCGCTGGCCAAGGAAGTGTCGACCGATCCGTCGGCACAGGAGAACGGCGGTGACTTGGGATTCTTTCGCAAAGATCAGATGGTCAAACCGTTCGCCGACAAGGCGTTTGCCATGAAAGTCGATGAAATCAGCGACCCGGTGAAGACGGAGTTCGGCTACCACATCATCAAGGT
Protein-coding sequences here:
- a CDS encoding peptidylprolyl isomerase, whose protein sequence is MWRKQAFLGVAVLGVGIASAWAGDEVATVNGQPISKAAFEEALAGIPPQMQSQMTTQEGREALLDDLVTQEVLMQEGRRVGVEKDAAVKSRLEDARRQILVQSVLQKIVETDVTDEKVKAYYDSHKEEFRQVRASHILVETEQQAKDVKKRAVGSPDFAALAKEVSTDPSAQENGGDLGFFRKDQMVKPFADKAFAMKVDEISDPVKTEFGYHIIKVAEIKDPEPLDALDPQSLNGIKRSVLNKRVEELKGRAKIVTHKERLLP